CATGGCTGAATATAGTCTCCAGGCTGGACCTGCGAGCCCAAGCCAGAGTGGATGGGTGAGATGAGAACTGTTAGCCAACAGAGCTATTGTCTCCTGCCATTTAGCAGTGCTATTGAAAACAGCATGTGCGTTCCTCAGTTCGGGCTTACAACTGCATGGCTTAGCCTGCAGCGGTTTTGGTGGTCATTTACTGCAAATAAGCTGCTTTGACAGAGTTAAGAAGCTTTAATACCTGGTGTTGGAATGCTGCTGGCTGGGTATGTGTCCTTACCTTGCTGCCATATGCTCACGGTGAGAGCATCGCCTTTGCTGCAAGGAGTGCAGAAAGGCAGAGTGATGCCAAGGGCCACCTCAAAGGCTGGGGAAAGCCAGGGTTGCTGGATAGCCCCACTGCCATGGGGGCTTTGGGACAGCAGGAGCTTTTGTGTTGCTGCTGACAGGGACTGTTAGGGACCGCAAGTCCCAGGAAGACGAACTCCAGTGGCACTTCACTTTCTGCTAGCAGGAACTGTCCAAGATGCAAACAGCCCTCATGTGCCTGTGTCTGCTCAGCTTGGCCTTCTCGACACCTGTGAGTATGGCTCTCCCCAGCTTCCCAGCGTGCCACCAGAAGCGCAGGGTATACACCCAGTGCACACTGGCACgctttcagcagcaggaaaacacGAGTTGTACTTGCATGTAGCATCTCTGGAgcttggggtggggagggctgtTGAGGTGCAGAGGTGAACCCAGCAGGAAAAATATACATCACCACTGAGGTGCCTGAGCAAGTCCCTTTAATTTAGCAGTTTGGGCACTGTGCTAGGGCCGGTCTGGCTTGCTGTAACTCTTTGCCTTGATTTCTGTGGATCTGGGATCTGCCCAGAGCCTTTGGCCTGGGAATAACCTGAGTGGAGCCTCAGGAAGGGAGGCATGGGGACGATGCTCACCTGACCCATGAGGGTAACAGGGGTCGGAGGGGCACCTGCAATTATATTCCAGCTCTCCTAATGCAGAATTTGGACAGATATAACTGAAACAAAGAGTAAACTAAGATAAATGTAATAGCAGCCACTTTTGTCCTGCATAACTGTTGTCCAACATAATAAATACATAGCTAGGGTGAAAATCTGCTCCTAGTGAAGGCTTGCTTTTCTGGCAGAGTAAAGAGGAGGGAAATCATATCTTCCCTGATGTGGGAAGCCCTGACACAGGGCCCAGCTGTGTGTCCTTTAGCCCTCAAGTCAAGCTTGTACAACTGGGTCTGTCGCAGGGCAGCACGGTGGGGAGAGGCAATAAATCAGCacagatttccttttcagatAGGGGCACAGAAGACAGCCAGTTAATACCCTGCTGCAAAACCGGGGATGTAATCTGGCCTTTGACGTTTTTCATAAACAATGGAATAACCTGGGAATATTCAATACTCTGGGGCACATTTCTGCCTCTTTCAGCTGGGCTTGGGGCACTTCAGTGGCTGATTTTGCTGAGATCGGAGCCGGGTTCCCTCCATGGGGCTGTCTCCCACTCTGGCACATAAGGAATACTCTGAACTGGCCTGGTAGGGCTCACAGGATGCTCTCACCTCCAGGTCCCACATCTCTGAGGGATGCACTGGCCAATACATCCCCAAAACTGCCAGGATAATCAGGGGAAGCTGGATGCTTGCAAGCATGTACAGAAATGCCTGTGAGGGCACAGGCATTACTGCTCAGTTGCCCAGTAAACACTGGGAATCCCCAGCAGGTAACCAGCTCCAGGCTCCCATCTCAGTCAGATCCCAGCCATGAGTTGGAGCATTGCAGTGTGAGCAGTGGCGCTCTGTATTAAAACTGCTCTGCAATAAAAGTACTCTGCAGCAGAATCCCGTAAAAGTATTTGCAAACAAACAATATCCTAGTGGAAGCAGCATGCAATGCAAGCATGCTGTAGTGGAATTTGCAATACTTTTCAGACCCTTTAAATGGGCTTTTGACTTTTCCTAATGGCTGACGTTAAGCCGGCACTCTGGGTagtgctgggatttttttggcttATCAACAGTTTTTCCACCCTTCCCTGGACGCTGTGGTGTGCCCACCATGGGGCACATGGCTGGCGGTAGGCATTGGCATTGGCATTGGCAGCCACCTGCATGCCAGGGCAGCGCTGGGCTGCTCAGctctcattttgttttgttgtccGCAGGTGCCGCCGCCACTGCCTGGAAGAACTGCTGGGAACTGTGTGGGACAGCACCGGGTATGTCCCCCCCCTGCCCTATCCAGACCCCACAGGGTGCCCTGCGCCAGGGCCACAGGGAGAAAAAGCCACTTGGGGAGGGCAGCCCCAGTGAGCCATGGAAAAAGAGATCAGCAGCCCCCTCACATCTGAGCAGCCCTTACAAagagcaggggaggggaaaggtgGGACCTGCTCAGGGGAGAGAAAGGCTTccccccaccagctgctcctctgcccctgcccagccccggaGCAAGAATTCTTTATGTACCAACAGGTGAGGTTATAAAAGTCCCAGGTCCAGCTTCTATGgagttttttttcaaagtgtatCAGTGTAAAATGCATCAGTAGCAACATTCAGATGAGTAGATGGAAGAAAATGCTTGATTTTGCTTACTGGAAGCCATCTGCTGTCCTTCCAGCACTTTGGTTATCATCAGTCCCATCACTTATGTCTGATGGGACCATCAACCAGGGTGTTTATTCAAGCCATAAGCTaccttgcaaaaaaacccagctgaaacCCCACAGCTCCTGAAAGCCAGCAAAGGTAGAAAATGAACCCAAGGGAAAACCAAACCCCGGAGCCCAGGAGACGAGCACACACGTCCTGCCCAGGTTCCTGCCCACACTGACAGCCACAAGGCAGTGAGTGCTGGTGGGaccctgctgcagtgccaggcaCAGCAAGGAAATCTGCCATcacatttaagaagaaaattgtgGGATTTGGTTACTTTCTTCCCCACCAGATActgctgaaaggctgcaatGCCAAGCATGGCTTCTATGTTTTCAAATATGTCTACTCATTTTCCACACGGAGGAACCAGACGCAGATAAAGGTGAGGAGAGGGCCTGGTGGCATTCCAGGACCCGGGCTTGGCTGCAGCACCCCACgcagctggcagaggctggggctggccctgACCTGTCCCCTATGTGTACTGCACAGAAGGAAGAGGCTGACGGCCAGGGCACCAtccccagccaccagctgggtgAGGACGATGCCAGGCAGGGGCCGACAGAACACAGGGTGACCCTGGAGCAAGGTGATGGCGGCAGCACTGACGCAATGGAGAACAGGACCAGCCTCAAGCCTGAAAACCGCAGTGCCCCAGGCACCGGCAGGGATGTTCCCAGTCCTCGCCCGGGCACCAGCACGCGAGCACGCAGTGGTGTCGGCATCGCAGGGGCCACCCCGGCCAGCTCGGAGGGCAGCGGCGACCTGGATTTGGTGGTTGAAGTGGACAATGGTGTTTCCGTTCTCCCCCAGGGCGAACGCCCCAGTGGGGCCGTGGCGGGGAACAGGTCTGGTGTCAGGGGTGAGGACAGGGATGATAGTGCCATTGGGGGGGTTCCAGTGGAGGGGGCCATGacagctgggagggagagggcCCCCACTACCAGAAGGGCTGGGGATGAGGGCAGTGGTGAGGCCACTATCCCTGGACAAGGGCAGGAGGGCATCATGCAGAGAACAGGGATGGGAGGTGCTCTCGCCTCCGTCACTGAGAAGATGGAGGATGTCCAGGTTGATGCCGAAGGTGTGGATGAATATGCTTACATCCCTGACTCGGGCAGTGTCACTGTCACCCGTGGTAAGGTAGGCAGTGCAATGGGGGCCACCAGCTTCACCCAGATCTCTCCGGACAAGGATGATGAGGTCAATATCTTCATTGGGAGGGCCAACATCCACGTGGGCGAGCAAGAAACCACCCAGGCCGGTGCCACTGTTGGCAGTGACGATGACGGCATTCCCACTGCGGGAACCAGTagccccctgcccaggctgggcgTCACTGTGGCACACACTGGTGATGATGATGGCACCCCTGCTCGCAGGCAGCCTGAAGGAccagccaccacagccacctCAGGCCATGGGGGCAGTgtcaccagcagccccaggggtgGCCGTCCCATGGGAGATGATGAGGATGGTGCCACTACCATTGCTGATGGAGAAGAACCGGTGGCTCCTGGCCCCTGGAGGGTCACTGGTAGTGTCATTACCATCCCCACGGGGGCTGGCATCCATAGGAATGGCGACGATGAGGTGAGAGGTGAGGGGCAGAGGTTTGAGGGGAGGCCAGGGCGCCTGTCTGTCACCACCCCCCGCCAGGGGGGTGAGGAGATGGCTGCCACTGTCTCAGCCAAGGGGGCCAGCATCCGCCTGGGCACCACCATTGCCTCCCCTGGGGTGAGTGAGGGGGACTGCACCActgccctggggacagctggTGGCCGCAAAGCAGGCAAGAGCACTGTGGCCGGGAgaggggggagtggggaagCAGGGCCAGCcaccctccagccccacagggaaGCACGGCCCAGGGTGGGGGTGAGGGTCCAgccagggggagcagggctggacaAGATGCCCAGGACGGATGAAGTGCCATCCCCACATGGGAAAGCTGGCGGCCGGACACCAAGCAGGGCCCAGACAAGGGCTGGCACCCACGGCGGCAACGCGgggggcaggctgcagggcaccaaggcagggagcagcccccctctgcaggcagggcaagCCAGGGGCAGCGTGGCAGTGGGTGAAGGCCGGCAGCGGGGGCAAGGCGGCGAGGCTGGGGTGGCGGTGTCCAAGGGTGGCCACCATGGCaggaggctgggagctgggggacCGGGTGCATTCGCGGCGCTGAGCCACAGCAGGCAGGTGGACCAGGTGAAGCGTGCAGACGTGCTCCACGTCCGCGAGCGGGCCTTCTACGCCCTCGAcggggcgggggccggcccCTACACCGGCCTCAGGAGCGCCGACAGCAGCCAGTCCTCcgagggggagcagggcagccacAGCGACAGCCGACAGACAGGACTGCAGCCCTCGGGGTGGGGAGCCCCGGGGCACCCCCACAGTCGGTGGAGCCGGGGGGCCCTCTGAGGGCCTGCCAGTATCCAACCCGGCGGGCTCCAGCGGTGAAGCTGGGGGTGCCCACATGTCATTgtccccccccagcatccccgcTGCGGGCGCTGCTCTTGCCTGGGCGAGGGGCACGCCACACGTTGCTGAGGGTCGCGCGGTGCTTTGCAGCCCAGGAGCCAAAAGCCACTGGTTCATGCAATCCTGCTGTTAATTTGAGGGGGACTGCGTCCAGGGCTGCACCAGCGATGCAGGGGTTTGCTGTGCTAGGCAGCCGCGTAACAGCAATCGTACTACATGGCATAGGGTAGTGTTGTTCATGCACTGATGTGAAGCGAGTAAATAAACAGTGAGGAAAAGCCTCTGTCCTCACAGTTTCGCTTCCAGCCTAATGGAGAAATAAAGGCATTTCTGTACCTAAGGCTCTGCTGGCTTTTGTGTTTGCAGTGGGACTTcaggcagctgctttgccaTGAGCAGCATGCTGTAGCAGGGCTGGTCCCTGAGCGTGGGGGCATTTCTGGCTCCAGTGCATCCCTGGCCCTGCCATCACTTCTGGGGCTGCAATTTGGCCAACCAGCCCTGCACACCCTTCCCTTGGGGTATCAAACCCCACTGACTCCTGCCCAGGGCCACCCTCCTCCCTGGGTGGTTTGTCCTTTTTGAGGACCCCCCCAGAGCATCATCCCCCTTGGCTCCTCCATCTCCTGCAGCGAGAAATCTGTATCGCACCCTCCAGCACACTGCTGGGGTGCTTGCCAGCCCCACCGGCCCTTCCAGCAGCATCGTGACACCCTGGCCGTGTCACCGCCATTCCCACCGCTGGCTCCTGCACGTGAGCAAGGCTGGGCTTCGTCACACTGGAGCCGTGCCGCCAGTGATGCTCAAAGTTAATAACTGTTTATGCAATTGCAGGTTGCTTTTTCTGTC
The Falco rusticolus isolate bFalRus1 chromosome 1, bFalRus1.pri, whole genome shotgun sequence genome window above contains:
- the MEPE gene encoding matrix extracellular phosphoglycoprotein; this translates as MQTALMCLCLLSLAFSTPVPPPLPGRTAGNCVGQHRILLKGCNAKHGFYVFKYVYSFSTRRNQTQIKKEEADGQGTIPSHQLGEDDARQGPTEHRVTLEQGDGGSTDAMENRTSLKPENRSAPGTGRDVPSPRPGTSTRARSGVGIAGATPASSEGSGDLDLVVEVDNGVSVLPQGERPSGAVAGNRSGVRGEDRDDSAIGGVPVEGAMTAGRERAPTTRRAGDEGSGEATIPGQGQEGIMQRTGMGGALASVTEKMEDVQVDAEGVDEYAYIPDSGSVTVTRGKVGSAMGATSFTQISPDKDDEVNIFIGRANIHVGEQETTQAGATVGSDDDGIPTAGTSSPLPRLGVTVAHTGDDDGTPARRQPEGPATTATSGHGGSVTSSPRGGRPMGDDEDGATTIADGEEPVAPGPWRVTGSVITIPTGAGIHRNGDDEVRGEGQRFEGRPGRLSVTTPRQGGEEMAATVSAKGASIRLGTTIASPGVSEGDCTTALGTAGGRKAGKSTVAGRGGSGEAGPATLQPHREARPRVGVRVQPGGAGLDKMPRTDEVPSPHGKAGGRTPSRAQTRAGTHGGNAGGRLQGTKAGSSPPLQAGQARGSVAVGEGRQRGQGGEAGVAVSKGGHHGRRLGAGGPGAFAALSHSRQVDQVKRADVLHVRERAFYALDGAGAGPYTGLRSADSSQSSEGEQGSHSDSRQTGLQPSGWGAPGHPHSRWSRGAL